In a single window of the Candidatus Paceibacterota bacterium genome:
- a CDS encoding prepilin-type N-terminal cleavage/methylation domain-containing protein, giving the protein MIKIFGKNFKKKGFTLVEVLLVVFFLGVLASTVAGYLSSSKDSGRDSRISLGIAQVDSVAEMIHSNYGTYNALCSSGTSLSNERGLDVIQEDIEKQGGTVACFADGDNYCVSARLHRSGKYFCIMDDKRASIANGGCISATVGCGEEIPGEEEEEEEEEEEEQCTKTEGTAIKIAGGQTHSLALKSDGTVYAWGRNIRGILGDGTTVSKYIPVQVKGVGGVGYLANIEEIAAGDLHSLALKSDGTVYAWGSGSASGNGDSSDKYTPVQVKGLAGVGYLTGITKIAAGSYHSLALKSDGTVYAWGGGDYGQLGDGSNNSRLTPIQVKGVGGVGYLTDVIEIAAGSYHSLALKSDGTVFAWGNNTFCQQGNGTTTNWPPTPVQVKGVGGVGYLTDIESIMGGLYHSLALKSDGTVYAWGGNSFGELGDGTTTSRCTPVQVKDVVE; this is encoded by the coding sequence ATGATAAAAATATTTGGAAAAAACTTTAAGAAAAAAGGATTTACTCTGGTAGAAGTTTTGCTTGTGGTTTTTTTCTTGGGTGTTTTGGCTTCGACTGTTGCCGGATATCTTTCTTCTTCAAAAGATTCAGGGAGAGATTCAAGAATTTCTTTGGGGATAGCCCAGGTTGATTCGGTTGCCGAAATGATACACTCAAACTACGGAACCTATAACGCTCTTTGTTCTAGCGGAACATCTTTATCAAATGAGAGAGGACTTGATGTTATCCAGGAAGATATAGAAAAACAAGGAGGAACTGTTGCCTGTTTTGCAGACGGAGATAATTATTGCGTTTCGGCTCGTCTTCATAGAAGCGGAAAGTATTTTTGCATTATGGACGATAAAAGAGCAAGTATTGCAAATGGAGGATGTATAAGCGCTACGGTTGGATGCGGAGAGGAAATTCCCGGAGAAGAGGAGGAAGAGGAAGAGGAGGAGGAAGAAGAGCAATGTACTAAAACGGAGGGAACTGCCATAAAGATTGCTGGAGGACAAACTCATTCTCTTGCCCTAAAATCAGACGGAACCGTTTATGCCTGGGGAAGAAATATTCGCGGTATACTTGGAGACGGTACTACTGTAAGCAAATATATTCCCGTCCAAGTCAAAGGAGTCGGAGGAGTTGGCTATTTAGCAAATATTGAGGAAATTGCAGCAGGAGATCTTCATTCTCTTGCCCTAAAATCAGACGGAACCGTTTATGCCTGGGGATCTGGTTCTGCATCGGGAAACGGTGATTCTTCTGATAAATATACTCCAGTCCAAGTAAAAGGATTAGCTGGCGTTGGTTATTTGACCGGTATTACAAAAATTGCAGCTGGAAGCTACCATTCTCTCGCTCTAAAATCAGACGGAACCGTTTATGCCTGGGGAGGCGGTGACTACGGTCAGCTTGGAGACGGATCAAATAATAGTCGTCTTACTCCCATCCAGGTAAAAGGAGTCGGAGGAGTTGGCTATCTAACTGATGTTATAGAAATTGCAGCTGGAAGCTACCATTCTCTCGCTCTAAAATCAGACGGAACTGTTTTTGCTTGGGGGAATAATACTTTTTGCCAACAGGGAAACGGAACAACAACTAATTGGCCGCCTACTCCAGTCCAAGTAAAAGGAGTAGGTGGTGTCGGTTATTTGACCGATATTGAAAGTATTATGGGAGGACTTTATCATTCCCTTGCTCTAAAATCAGACGGAACTGTTTATGCCTGGGGAGGCAATTCTTTTGGAGAACTTGGAGACGGAACTACGACATCAAGATGCACTCCTGTTCAAGTGAAAGATGTAGTTGAATAA
- a CDS encoding O-antigen ligase family protein, whose amino-acid sequence MSYKINNEDNLTFIFRNVAFIAVLLSLIAPLVISKDMFFPFIGPKSIYFMFFSQIAFFSWLVLAIHNRNFLPSKNIILFSLSLFIGVLFLNSFLGEDFQNSFWSNHERMTGFLMHLHLFGFFLAATSIFRNWEWKVVFSSSAFIASVLGIIAMYDRFVGIETVSFSGGATTGNTSFMGTYLLFNAFIALYLFLKNKDYYRILGGIFFAIISFSLIFNPGGRAALISFVSGIILFYLLFLLFEKKGFLRILSGIIILIAFLFSIAGFLIVLNPKSETAQSFLSKSNLGTIGGRTIVWEISLKGFLDKPIFGWGLENFPLAFSKHYNPCLGTERCGADTLYDRAHNFWHDNLVSFGIIGSVFYFFLFGSVLFFLWRKYFKKETGFIEAGIFTSLFAAYFVQGLTVFDVVSSLIMLFLILAFISGLSKKEEYSFEKVKDPSVIIIFLIFLLFLFYLNYFVIRPYKASTLIIESFRSEVGSEKRIELAKEAIYISPLGRDHIRKQMASRIIAYTGKSSGALNEIIFFINELEDEILRSPFDYNSHISLGRLYLQYVNIFIAINERNVTEEILDEAMVYVGRAKEVLEKAIEISPKKQTAYWFLAEAKVKEGNPEEALLLTQKAIELEPGIMESHFYSIRIIKDVLKNRELAIEKVEEAKRINPNWDFSPLFNSNADY is encoded by the coding sequence ATGAGTTACAAAATAAATAATGAAGATAATTTGACTTTTATTTTCAGAAACGTTGCTTTTATTGCCGTTCTGCTTTCTCTTATTGCTCCTCTTGTTATTTCAAAAGACATGTTTTTCCCTTTTATAGGGCCAAAGAGCATTTACTTTATGTTTTTTTCCCAGATTGCTTTTTTCTCCTGGCTTGTTCTTGCGATTCATAACAGAAATTTTCTTCCTTCAAAAAATATAATTCTTTTTTCTCTTTCTCTTTTTATCGGGGTTCTTTTTTTAAATTCATTTTTGGGAGAAGATTTTCAAAACAGTTTTTGGTCAAATCATGAGAGAATGACCGGTTTTTTAATGCATCTTCATTTGTTTGGTTTTTTCCTCGCTGCGACTTCTATTTTCAGAAACTGGGAATGGAAAGTTGTTTTTTCTTCAAGCGCTTTTATCGCTTCTGTTTTGGGAATTATTGCAATGTATGACAGATTTGTTGGAATTGAAACAGTAAGCTTTAGCGGGGGAGCGACTACCGGAAATACTTCCTTTATGGGAACTTATCTTCTTTTTAATGCTTTTATAGCATTGTATCTCTTTTTGAAAAATAAAGATTACTACAGAATTTTGGGAGGTATTTTTTTTGCAATAATTTCTTTTTCTCTTATATTTAATCCTGGAGGAAGAGCTGCCCTTATTTCTTTTGTTTCCGGAATCATTTTATTTTATCTTCTGTTTTTGCTTTTTGAAAAAAAAGGATTTTTAAGAATTTTATCAGGAATTATTATTTTAATTGCTTTTCTTTTTTCCATAGCAGGATTTTTAATAGTCCTTAACCCTAAAAGCGAGACGGCTCAAAGCTTTCTTTCAAAATCAAATCTTGGAACAATAGGAGGAAGAACGATTGTCTGGGAAATTTCCTTAAAGGGATTTTTAGATAAGCCGATTTTTGGATGGGGGCTGGAGAATTTTCCTCTTGCTTTTTCAAAGCATTATAACCCTTGCCTTGGAACAGAAAGATGCGGAGCTGACACTCTTTATGACAGGGCCCATAATTTCTGGCATGACAATCTTGTTTCTTTTGGCATAATCGGCTCTGTTTTTTATTTCTTCCTTTTTGGTTCTGTTCTATTTTTCCTGTGGAGAAAATATTTTAAAAAGGAAACCGGTTTTATTGAAGCGGGAATATTTACTTCTCTTTTTGCCGCATATTTTGTCCAAGGCCTTACTGTTTTTGACGTTGTTAGCAGTTTAATTATGCTTTTTCTTATTCTCGCCTTTATTTCCGGGCTTTCAAAAAAAGAAGAATATTCTTTTGAAAAAGTAAAAGATCCAAGCGTCATTATAATATTTCTTATTTTTTTGCTTTTTCTTTTTTACCTTAATTATTTTGTAATAAGGCCTTATAAAGCGAGCACTTTAATAATAGAATCCTTTAGAAGCGAAGTGGGATCTGAAAAGAGAATTGAACTTGCAAAAGAAGCAATATATATCTCTCCTTTAGGAAGAGATCATATAAGAAAGCAGATGGCATCAAGAATTATTGCTTATACGGGAAAAAGCAGTGGCGCTCTAAACGAGATAATCTTTTTTATAAACGAGCTTGAAGATGAAATTTTGCGTTCTCCATTTGACTATAACAGCCATATTTCTTTGGGACGCCTTTACCTTCAATATGTCAATATTTTTATAGCCATAAACGAGAGAAATGTAACAGAAGAAATTTTAGACGAGGCAATGGTTTATGTAGGCAGAGCAAAAGAGGTTCTGGAAAAAGCAATTGAGATTTCTCCAAAAAAACAAACAGCGTATTGGTTTTTAGCGGAAGCAAAGGTAAAAGAAGGCAATCCGGAAGAGGCGCTTTTGCTTACCCAAAAAGCCATTGAACTTGAGCCGGGAATCATGGAATCCCATTTTTATTCGATAAGGATTATTAAAGATGTTTTAAAAAATAGAGAACTTGCAATTGAAAAAGTGGAAGAAGCCAAAAGAATAAATCCTAATTGGGATTTTAGCCCTCTTTTTAATTCAAATGCTGACTATTAA
- a CDS encoding YdcF family protein, giving the protein MFLLPSVLAALFFLFGAFFLFLKKKKTGRAFIILSFLFYYAFSVSPVSDFLLNPLEKEYSFLKEEEMDKANKVVLLLGGRESDILRGSEVLRISHTLNHRAGIIISGTDPLNPKSEEAFAVRNFFISRGVPSEKITIEGSSKNTWENVRNVKEIINDEPFFLVTSAYHMNRAVKEFQRVGLSPIPSPTDFKRKGEYNMFDIFPSPENLKKSDLATKEHLGEVYYKILFFFEKQE; this is encoded by the coding sequence TTGTTTCTTTTACCCAGCGTTCTTGCGGCCTTGTTTTTTCTATTCGGGGCCTTTTTTCTCTTTTTGAAAAAGAAAAAAACAGGAAGAGCTTTTATTATTCTCTCTTTTCTTTTTTACTATGCTTTTTCCGTTTCTCCTGTTTCTGATTTTCTTCTTAATCCTCTTGAAAAAGAATATTCTTTCTTGAAAGAAGAAGAAATGGATAAGGCAAATAAAGTAGTGCTTCTCTTAGGAGGAAGAGAGAGTGATATTTTAAGAGGAAGCGAGGTCTTGCGCATAAGCCATACTTTAAATCATAGAGCCGGTATTATTATTTCCGGAACGGATCCTTTAAATCCAAAGAGCGAAGAGGCCTTTGCGGTTAGGAATTTTTTTATTTCCAGAGGAGTCCCGTCTGAAAAAATAACCATAGAAGGAAGTTCAAAAAATACTTGGGAAAACGTAAGGAACGTAAAAGAAATAATAAACGATGAACCCTTTTTTCTTGTTACTTCTGCCTATCATATGAACAGGGCGGTTAAAGAATTTCAGAGAGTCGGACTTTCTCCCATTCCTTCTCCAACGGATTTTAAAAGAAAAGGGGAGTATAATATGTTTGATATTTTTCCATCTCCTGAAAATTTGAAAAAATCCGATCTTGCGACAAAGGAGCATCTTGGAGAAGTTTATTATAAAATTTTGTTCTTTTTTGAAAAACAAGAATAA